The Mesotoga sp. BH458_6_3_2_1 genome has a window encoding:
- a CDS encoding branched-chain amino acid ABC transporter permease, whose protein sequence is MLQDILQNIVSGASIGATYGLVGLGVVFLWLTISRINFANISSAMLGAYLFYSFYTQLNLGFFISFVLSIAVIALYGLGLRAFIYEPIRKRGGGRLEFVVATLMLCTFWLNLIIVTYGALPKPFPPVFGGSNDFISLGGIRIPSLYLNIYLVIAILMVFIYFILNKTLIGKSFRAAAQNREAAALMGIDVKVTTSLSFILATVVVGIAGILLAPIYFVSLELGGGSIGVKGFASAVLGGLTNPYGTILGGISLGLLENFSTLYISSTYRDIISFSVLVAVLILKPSGIFNWKRKKI, encoded by the coding sequence ATGCTTCAAGACATTCTCCAGAATATAGTTTCAGGGGCTTCAATCGGTGCCACATATGGACTCGTAGGACTGGGAGTAGTTTTCCTCTGGTTGACGATCTCAAGAATAAACTTTGCCAACATATCGTCTGCGATGTTGGGAGCCTATCTCTTCTACAGTTTCTATACTCAACTGAACCTGGGTTTTTTCATCTCTTTCGTTTTGTCTATAGCCGTTATAGCGCTCTATGGGTTGGGATTGAGAGCCTTCATATATGAGCCCATAAGGAAGCGGGGAGGCGGACGTCTCGAATTCGTGGTCGCCACGCTTATGCTGTGCACCTTCTGGCTCAACTTGATAATTGTTACTTACGGGGCTCTACCGAAGCCATTTCCGCCGGTATTCGGGGGAAGCAACGACTTCATTTCGCTCGGAGGAATAAGAATTCCCTCGCTCTACTTGAACATATATCTCGTAATTGCAATCCTTATGGTCTTCATCTATTTCATTCTAAACAAAACGCTTATCGGGAAATCATTCCGCGCAGCTGCTCAGAACAGGGAAGCGGCTGCTCTCATGGGAATTGACGTGAAGGTAACGACCTCTCTATCCTTCATTCTCGCGACAGTAGTAGTGGGAATTGCCGGAATACTTCTTGCGCCCATTTACTTCGTCTCTCTCGAACTTGGGGGAGGCTCGATAGGGGTTAAAGGCTTTGCTTCGGCCGTACTTGGAGGATTGACCAATCCTTACGGAACGATACTCGGGGGAATATCTCTTGGCCTCCTTGAAAACTTTTCAACCCTCTACATATCCTCCACATACAGAGACATAATATCCTTCTCGGTTCTTGTTGCCGTTCTGATACTGAAACCTTCCGGAATATTCAACTGGAAGAGAAAGAAGATATAG
- a CDS encoding LeuA family protein produces MKPKDLDYMKLNGTPYFDESRWVSPLNYEREIRGENAKDSIYIHDVTLRDGEQTCGLTWSEDQRVRIGVALNDLGVKSIEVGMPIVSDENKRAIRRLVDMNLDSEIVPFARSLKKDIDESVDCGATRVVVEHAVNPYDNELVYGVSPEKLIDRVVSAILYAKEQGMKPTFMGWDATRSTPDYVLRVFTEVAKQAKPESIVFVDSFGVASPFAIEFIFTELRKAIPDIPLEFHVHNEFGLAMGSVFAAVRAGVSGIHSSINGLGERTGNVATEEVAAGLKLLMGIDTGVDLTKIGYTSRLVEDISKIQVANNKPVVGKRLFWVESGIVVDAIDKLNAAGINAAMTPYLPSLVGMGDIDVKLGAFSGQASIKYWLKKLGIEATEDQLEELTEIVRKEGRIRNTVLELDEFKRIVGDYMK; encoded by the coding sequence ATGAAACCGAAGGATCTTGATTACATGAAGCTAAATGGAACACCGTATTTTGATGAATCCCGCTGGGTGAGTCCTCTCAACTATGAGAGAGAAATCCGGGGTGAAAACGCAAAAGACAGTATCTACATACACGACGTTACGCTGAGAGATGGAGAACAGACTTGTGGTCTTACCTGGAGCGAAGACCAGAGGGTAAGAATCGGAGTTGCGTTGAATGATTTGGGTGTGAAGTCAATTGAGGTCGGAATGCCGATAGTCTCAGATGAGAACAAGAGGGCGATACGTAGACTCGTTGACATGAATCTCGATTCGGAAATCGTTCCATTCGCGAGGTCTTTGAAGAAGGATATTGATGAATCAGTTGACTGCGGCGCCACACGAGTGGTGGTTGAACACGCAGTAAATCCATACGATAACGAGCTTGTCTACGGTGTGTCTCCTGAAAAACTTATTGACAGAGTAGTTTCTGCAATTCTCTACGCTAAGGAACAGGGTATGAAGCCGACCTTCATGGGCTGGGACGCAACAAGATCTACCCCCGATTATGTCCTGAGAGTCTTCACAGAAGTGGCAAAGCAAGCAAAACCGGAGAGCATTGTCTTTGTAGATAGCTTTGGAGTCGCTTCTCCATTTGCAATAGAGTTCATATTCACTGAGCTCAGAAAGGCCATACCGGACATCCCGCTCGAATTTCATGTTCACAATGAATTCGGTCTTGCAATGGGATCGGTTTTTGCAGCTGTAAGAGCCGGTGTGTCAGGCATTCACAGCTCGATCAACGGACTTGGCGAAAGGACGGGCAACGTGGCTACTGAAGAGGTGGCCGCTGGCCTGAAACTCCTGATGGGGATAGATACCGGCGTCGATCTGACGAAGATCGGATACACTTCGCGACTGGTAGAAGATATTTCGAAAATCCAGGTGGCGAACAACAAGCCGGTCGTTGGGAAGCGCCTCTTCTGGGTCGAATCGGGCATCGTTGTTGACGCAATCGACAAGTTGAATGCGGCCGGGATTAACGCCGCCATGACTCCGTACCTTCCTTCGCTAGTAGGAATGGGCGATATAGACGTGAAACTAGGTGCCTTCAGCGGCCAGGCAAGCATAAAATACTGGCTTAAGAAATTGGGCATAGAGGCGACAGAAGACCAGCTTGAAGAACTGACGGAAATTGTGCGAAAGGAAGGAC
- a CDS encoding ABC transporter ATP-binding protein yields the protein MFLLETRELSVSYNEVPALRKVSIKASKGEVVSVLGPNGAGKTTLLKSISGLVSSEAGSKVLLNGEEIQHLAPHKITRLGVIHVPEGRQVFAELSVQENLEVAATRIGLAKARPNIEKVYELFSELKSRKNQMAGTLSGGEQQMLAIGRAIVSDPMIMMIDEPSMGLAPVIVKRIFETLKNYVKDTGLTMLIVEQNAKLSLPMSDRVYIVSQGQIKLEGSVDEVKSDERIREMYFGGK from the coding sequence ATGTTCTTGCTTGAAACCCGTGAACTCTCAGTTTCATATAACGAGGTTCCCGCTCTCAGAAAAGTATCAATAAAGGCCTCCAAAGGGGAAGTCGTCTCCGTGCTCGGTCCCAATGGAGCTGGAAAGACGACTCTTCTGAAGAGCATCTCGGGACTCGTATCTTCTGAAGCCGGAAGCAAAGTCCTTCTGAACGGAGAAGAGATCCAGCATCTTGCCCCGCACAAAATAACCAGACTTGGGGTTATTCACGTTCCCGAAGGAAGACAGGTATTCGCGGAACTCTCCGTTCAGGAAAACCTTGAAGTTGCGGCTACTAGAATTGGACTCGCAAAGGCTCGCCCAAACATCGAGAAAGTTTATGAGCTTTTCTCGGAACTGAAGTCCCGGAAAAACCAGATGGCCGGCACGCTTTCCGGCGGAGAGCAACAGATGCTCGCAATTGGAAGAGCCATCGTTTCCGATCCAATGATCATGATGATAGACGAACCTTCCATGGGACTGGCTCCTGTTATCGTTAAGAGAATATTCGAGACTCTGAAAAATTACGTCAAGGATACGGGTCTTACAATGTTGATTGTGGAACAGAACGCGAAGCTCTCGCTCCCGATGAGCGACAGAGTTTACATCGTATCGCAAGGTCAAATAAAACTCGAAGGCTCTGTTGACGAAGTGAAAAGCGATGAGCGAATCCGAGAAATGTATTTCGGTGGTAAGTAA
- a CDS encoding branched-chain amino acid ABC transporter permease: MKKLIFILGAILLIILFPIFTKNSYHLYLMNRALIHAILATGLVFLTGFAGQISLGQAGFYAIGAYTSAYFTVKLGMPITVGVIAGIVISVVAGFLLSIPSFKLKAFFLSLVTIAFGQIVWMLVINLTPITGGPSGFFGIPFYSVGNNMLSFGQVFWLFGGLLFLSVFIMYRIKHSHIGRAMLAMNDDDVATETCGISTKRLKMAAFGFSAGLAGLAGALYAHLAGFLSPEPFTFFESSNFVAMAVVGGLRHMSGGVVGGIGLTLLPEFLRFGGWENYYLMVTSMIVILIIIFVPMGLGPILETLLRKVFRIKRSNTKTL; this comes from the coding sequence ATGAAGAAGTTGATATTCATTCTCGGGGCAATTCTACTCATAATACTGTTTCCCATTTTCACCAAAAATTCGTACCATCTCTACCTGATGAACAGAGCCCTAATCCACGCGATTCTCGCTACCGGACTGGTCTTTCTGACTGGCTTCGCCGGCCAGATATCGCTCGGACAGGCCGGCTTCTACGCGATAGGGGCCTACACTTCGGCATACTTCACTGTGAAGCTCGGAATGCCAATTACAGTCGGAGTAATCGCGGGAATTGTCATCAGTGTCGTCGCAGGATTTCTTCTAAGTATTCCCTCGTTCAAGCTCAAGGCTTTCTTCCTCTCACTTGTGACAATTGCTTTCGGACAGATAGTCTGGATGCTTGTGATAAACCTCACTCCGATTACCGGTGGGCCGTCCGGCTTTTTTGGCATACCATTCTACTCGGTGGGAAACAACATGCTTTCTTTCGGGCAGGTCTTCTGGCTCTTCGGTGGGCTGCTCTTCCTATCGGTATTCATAATGTACCGCATAAAGCATTCGCACATTGGTCGAGCCATGCTTGCAATGAATGATGATGATGTGGCCACTGAGACCTGCGGAATTTCAACAAAGAGACTAAAGATGGCGGCTTTTGGCTTTTCTGCGGGCCTGGCAGGACTGGCAGGAGCACTGTACGCTCATCTGGCAGGCTTTCTCTCACCGGAACCATTCACATTCTTTGAATCATCGAATTTCGTCGCAATGGCAGTCGTTGGTGGCCTAAGACACATGAGCGGCGGAGTCGTGGGTGGAATTGGCCTTACGCTTCTTCCCGAATTTCTAAGATTCGGAGGCTGGGAGAACTACTATCTCATGGTGACTTCGATGATTGTCATCCTGATTATCATATTCGTGCCTATGGGACTTGGGCCCATTCTTGAAACCCTTCTGAGAAAGGTTTTCAGGATCAAGAGAAGCAACACAAAGACGTTGTAA
- the thrS gene encoding threonine--tRNA ligase: MGISIKLPDGSIREYGRRVTPAEIAREISEGLARRTFGAIVDEELWDLERPIESDASVRLVLDKDPEAAVFFRHTMSHILAQAVMRIYGKERVKLAIGPTIENGFYYDIDLGDTRITEEDLSKIESEMNKIIKEDLTVERFELPVSDAVALMKKEDQPYKVELIEDLIKDTGAKTVTFYRQGEFVDLCRGPHISSTGKVKYFKLTSVSGAYWRGDENNKMLQRVYGTAFAKKSDLEDYLKMIEEAKKRDHRKLGPALGLFTINYEYAPGMPVFLPKGTEMLNELLQFSREKHIEDGYREVSTPQVMSDALWRTSGHWDHYRDNMYFTEKEDQQFAVKPMNCPGHIIVYKSSSVSYRDLPMKLFEFGKVHRYERSGVLHGLFRVRGFVQDDAHIFCTREQIQQEIMGVIDFVEKIYSPFNFQYRAELSTRPEDYMGEVELWDIATKALEDSLKAKNMEFKVNEGDGAFYGPKIDYHIKDSLGREWQCATIQLDFMMPERFGIKYVGPDNEEYQPVMIHRAIYGSVERFMGILIEHFAGAFPTWFAPTQVAVIPIADRHIEYAESVASEMKDKGFRVEVDDRQKSTNYKIRDAQLLKVPYMLIVGDREREDGTVSIRLRSEKDLGSIGLDTFIEKLSEEIKTRSATSVFE; this comes from the coding sequence ATGGGTATTTCTATAAAATTGCCCGACGGTTCTATCAGAGAATACGGGCGAAGAGTGACACCAGCGGAGATTGCAAGAGAGATCTCCGAGGGACTGGCCAGGCGAACTTTCGGTGCGATAGTTGATGAAGAACTGTGGGATCTGGAAAGACCTATTGAGAGTGACGCTTCGGTAAGATTGGTACTGGATAAGGATCCTGAAGCGGCAGTATTTTTTAGACATACAATGTCGCATATTCTTGCTCAGGCAGTAATGAGAATTTATGGTAAGGAGAGAGTCAAGCTTGCCATAGGGCCTACAATTGAGAATGGATTTTACTACGACATAGATCTGGGCGATACAAGAATAACTGAAGAGGATTTGTCGAAGATCGAATCTGAGATGAACAAGATAATCAAAGAAGATCTCACCGTGGAGAGGTTCGAGTTGCCCGTGAGTGATGCAGTTGCTCTCATGAAGAAGGAGGACCAGCCTTACAAGGTAGAGCTCATTGAGGATCTGATAAAGGACACCGGCGCAAAAACCGTCACATTCTACAGGCAGGGAGAATTCGTCGATCTTTGCAGGGGTCCTCACATTTCTTCGACTGGCAAGGTCAAGTATTTCAAGCTCACATCGGTATCCGGTGCGTACTGGAGAGGCGATGAGAACAACAAAATGCTTCAGAGAGTTTATGGAACGGCCTTCGCAAAGAAGAGCGATCTCGAGGATTATCTCAAGATGATTGAAGAGGCAAAGAAGAGGGATCACAGGAAGCTTGGTCCGGCGCTTGGCCTCTTCACAATCAATTACGAATATGCGCCCGGAATGCCTGTATTCCTTCCAAAGGGAACGGAGATGCTCAATGAGCTACTTCAATTCTCGAGAGAGAAGCACATTGAAGACGGCTACAGAGAAGTGAGTACGCCACAGGTTATGTCGGATGCCCTGTGGAGAACATCAGGTCACTGGGATCATTACAGGGACAATATGTACTTCACGGAGAAAGAGGACCAGCAGTTTGCGGTGAAGCCAATGAATTGTCCCGGTCATATCATAGTTTACAAGTCCTCGTCTGTGAGCTACAGAGATCTTCCGATGAAACTCTTTGAGTTCGGAAAGGTCCACAGATACGAACGTTCCGGTGTTCTGCACGGTCTGTTCAGAGTAAGGGGATTCGTTCAGGACGATGCTCACATATTCTGTACCAGAGAACAGATACAGCAGGAGATCATGGGAGTGATCGACTTCGTAGAGAAGATTTATTCGCCTTTCAATTTCCAGTACAGGGCGGAGCTTTCGACGAGGCCTGAAGATTACATGGGCGAAGTGGAGCTCTGGGATATTGCTACAAAGGCACTTGAGGATTCCCTGAAGGCAAAGAATATGGAGTTCAAAGTCAATGAAGGCGATGGTGCCTTTTACGGTCCGAAGATCGATTATCACATAAAGGATTCGCTCGGAAGGGAATGGCAGTGTGCGACTATTCAGCTGGATTTCATGATGCCTGAACGATTTGGAATCAAGTATGTCGGCCCCGACAACGAGGAGTATCAGCCAGTTATGATTCACAGAGCTATCTACGGTTCAGTTGAGAGATTCATGGGAATACTTATCGAGCACTTCGCAGGAGCCTTTCCGACTTGGTTTGCTCCGACCCAGGTTGCAGTTATTCCCATAGCCGACAGACACATCGAATACGCTGAGTCGGTCGCTTCTGAAATGAAGGACAAGGGATTCAGAGTCGAAGTTGATGACAGGCAGAAATCTACAAATTACAAAATTCGGGACGCTCAACTGCTCAAAGTGCCTTATATGTTAATAGTCGGGGACAGAGAAAGAGAAGACGGAACTGTATCTATAAGACTGCGAAGTGAAAAAGATCTTGGATCTATTGGACTGGACACGTTTATCGAGAAGCTCTCCGAAGAGATCAAGACTAGAAGTGCCACGAGTGTTTTTGAATGA
- a CDS encoding radical SAM protein, which translates to MHFQKRIREEKQCRIDLYMIEEIRASKALVKSNIPLTDFTVNPYVGCTIGCKYCFARFIGSFKYCHGIWGRDVQVRKNIVSLLRKEITYHPKRAVFLSTACDPYQHIEERYGITREILRILVSHRIPVFVMSKSILVRRDMDLLRASEGEARVLITVTTDIDDVRKVLEPGSSSFEERLETIDMLIANGIKVGVFVGPVLPMNATRVAYELSKRVEEVHIDPMNYTFQVRDIYRDFGWQRWLSAEAYQNVREEFSRLFQVD; encoded by the coding sequence ATGCACTTTCAAAAACGCATTCGTGAAGAGAAACAATGTAGAATCGATCTGTATATGATTGAAGAGATAAGAGCAAGCAAAGCCCTTGTAAAATCAAACATTCCTTTGACGGATTTCACTGTCAATCCTTATGTTGGATGCACAATTGGCTGCAAATACTGTTTTGCAAGGTTCATCGGCTCTTTCAAGTACTGCCACGGCATATGGGGAAGAGACGTTCAGGTTCGTAAGAATATTGTCTCTCTTCTAAGAAAAGAGATCACTTACCATCCCAAGCGCGCCGTGTTTCTCAGCACGGCCTGTGATCCATATCAGCATATAGAAGAGAGGTATGGGATCACTCGTGAAATACTGAGAATACTTGTCTCTCATCGGATTCCTGTATTCGTAATGTCAAAGTCCATTTTGGTCAGAAGAGATATGGACCTGCTGAGAGCCTCTGAAGGAGAAGCTAGGGTTTTGATAACAGTAACTACGGACATAGACGATGTCAGAAAGGTCCTCGAACCAGGTTCATCTTCCTTTGAAGAAAGGCTCGAGACAATCGACATGCTTATTGCCAACGGAATCAAGGTTGGTGTTTTCGTCGGCCCGGTTCTCCCGATGAACGCGACAAGAGTTGCCTATGAGCTTTCAAAAAGGGTCGAAGAAGTACACATAGATCCAATGAACTACACTTTTCAGGTTAGAGACATCTACAGAGATTTCGGCTGGCAGAGATGGCTCAGTGCCGAGGCTTACCAAAATGTTAGGGAAGAATTCTCCCGATTATTCCAGGTTGATTAG
- a CDS encoding ABC transporter ATP-binding protein, with product MDILRTENMTKRFGGVVANNDLSIGIAEGQITALIGPNGSGKTTFINVVTGVHPITSGKVYFKDQDISGMDINKISRLGIARTFQKIRLFENLSVIENVLVARKPFYKSGPLSVVLGTPKFRREEKENKEKAMELLKLVGLEDRAYDSPTGMAYGLRRCLEIARALALEPQLMFLDEPAAGMTRDEFKVIMDLMMILKERGITTLLVEHTMDFIKAVADWVYVLNFGQVIARGKFDDIEKDPLVLKAYLGED from the coding sequence ATGGACATTCTTAGAACTGAAAACATGACCAAGAGATTCGGTGGAGTTGTGGCAAACAATGATCTGTCGATTGGAATTGCCGAAGGGCAGATTACAGCCTTGATCGGTCCTAACGGCTCGGGCAAGACGACGTTCATAAATGTTGTAACGGGAGTCCACCCTATCACAAGTGGAAAGGTATATTTCAAAGATCAGGATATATCGGGAATGGATATAAACAAGATAAGCAGGTTGGGCATTGCGAGGACCTTCCAGAAGATCAGGCTTTTCGAGAATCTCTCGGTGATTGAAAACGTTCTTGTAGCCAGAAAGCCCTTCTACAAGTCCGGACCTTTGAGTGTAGTTCTCGGAACTCCCAAATTCAGAAGAGAAGAAAAAGAAAACAAAGAGAAGGCCATGGAACTTCTCAAGCTCGTGGGTCTTGAAGATAGGGCATACGACTCTCCGACAGGTATGGCATATGGACTTCGGCGTTGCCTGGAAATCGCGAGAGCTCTTGCACTCGAACCTCAGCTGATGTTCCTGGACGAACCTGCTGCCGGAATGACCAGAGACGAATTCAAAGTAATTATGGATCTGATGATGATTCTCAAGGAAAGAGGAATTACGACTCTTCTTGTCGAACACACTATGGACTTTATCAAGGCCGTTGCAGATTGGGTCTATGTTCTGAACTTTGGTCAGGTAATTGCCAGGGGGAAGTTCGATGACATCGAAAAGGACCCGCTAGTTCTAAAAGCCTATCTGGGGGAGGATTGA
- a CDS encoding RidA family protein → MLRVISTDKAPAAVGPYSQAIAAGGFLFVSGQIPLNPLTGELVTDFEGACRQSLENLFAVVAAGGSSLDNIVKVNIYVRDMGKFSILNEIYMTYFKEHKPARAVVEVSNLPKNAPVEMEAVAIIP, encoded by the coding sequence GTGTTGAGGGTTATCAGTACTGACAAGGCACCGGCGGCGGTTGGACCATATTCTCAAGCAATTGCGGCGGGTGGTTTTCTCTTTGTTTCTGGACAGATCCCCCTCAACCCGTTGACCGGTGAGCTGGTGACAGATTTCGAAGGAGCATGCAGACAGTCACTGGAGAATTTATTCGCGGTTGTCGCCGCCGGCGGGTCGAGTCTGGACAATATCGTGAAAGTGAACATCTATGTTAGAGATATGGGGAAATTCTCGATACTAAATGAAATCTACATGACGTATTTCAAGGAACACAAGCCCGCGAGAGCTGTCGTTGAAGTCTCTAACTTGCCCAAGAATGCGCCGGTAGAAATGGAAGCCGTGGCGATAATACCGTAA
- a CDS encoding ABC transporter substrate-binding protein, which translates to MKLNKALVVAMVMLIGVSALGATIKVALVAPFTGLGSILGDYIKMGAQLALEEINAAGGVNGDLLEMVVYDDAANPSTAANVIRRALFQDNVVAVFGPNMSSSVIGVHQLAQQAKVPMLVGATSPSFRYSVIPNDFLFRLRADDKVKVIQLVKYAVEVLGIEKPGIIYGSTDYCIAALEVAKEEFPKYGIEIVALEQIKEGDKDATGQLLKMKNAGFDGLIGLTHESEAAVSVNQLRQLQIDVPIIGFSAWGVPAFTDLAPEAAVGVYSVQGFNPVDPDPAVQAFVEAYKARWDGKEPSDPGQAYYDGMYLLADAIRNVGTDGTKLAEYLANEATIVGVQGELKCDEHHNFTNVCLISQFDGKDWQIITKLY; encoded by the coding sequence ATGAAGTTAAACAAGGCACTCGTAGTCGCAATGGTCATGCTAATTGGGGTTTCTGCACTTGGCGCAACGATCAAGGTAGCATTGGTTGCACCATTCACAGGACTGGGTTCTATTCTTGGCGACTACATCAAGATGGGCGCACAGTTGGCGCTTGAAGAGATCAACGCTGCAGGCGGAGTCAACGGTGATCTGCTAGAAATGGTCGTGTATGACGACGCTGCAAATCCAAGCACGGCTGCAAATGTCATAAGAAGAGCTCTCTTTCAGGACAACGTTGTGGCCGTATTTGGACCGAACATGAGCAGTTCAGTTATTGGCGTTCACCAACTGGCGCAGCAGGCAAAGGTTCCAATGCTGGTCGGAGCGACCTCTCCTTCATTCAGGTACTCGGTAATTCCCAACGATTTCCTTTTCAGACTCAGAGCCGACGACAAGGTCAAGGTTATTCAGCTGGTGAAGTACGCAGTTGAGGTTCTTGGAATCGAGAAACCTGGAATTATATACGGCTCAACCGACTACTGTATTGCTGCTCTTGAAGTTGCCAAAGAGGAGTTCCCGAAGTACGGAATCGAAATAGTGGCATTGGAACAGATCAAAGAAGGCGACAAGGATGCAACCGGACAGTTGTTGAAGATGAAGAACGCTGGATTCGATGGACTAATAGGACTTACACACGAATCAGAAGCAGCGGTGTCTGTTAATCAGCTGAGACAGTTACAGATCGATGTGCCGATTATCGGATTCTCTGCATGGGGTGTTCCCGCATTCACAGACCTAGCTCCTGAAGCGGCTGTAGGTGTGTATTCAGTACAGGGATTCAACCCGGTCGATCCCGATCCTGCTGTTCAGGCTTTTGTTGAAGCCTACAAGGCCAGATGGGACGGCAAGGAACCTAGTGACCCGGGACAGGCTTACTATGACGGAATGTATTTGCTCGCAGATGCAATAAGAAATGTAGGAACTGACGGAACAAAGCTTGCGGAATACCTTGCAAATGAAGCCACAATTGTCGGTGTGCAGGGTGAACTGAAGTGCGATGAACACCATAATTTCACCAATGTATGTCTGATTTCACAGTTCGACGGAAAAGACTGGCAGATAATCACTAAGTTGTACTAA
- a CDS encoding lactate racemase domain-containing protein, which produces MKFSLDYREKERLQLEVPAGRVLLPTSPVERSGEGSSLRESLLKPFDAAPILELAKSAKEIVLIVEDHTRHSPIFETLSFMKSLFVENKIPWSKVSLLVATGTHRQMTVDELTEKFGSFSRDTRILQHDAEAASRMKDYGEFLGVPIRINEAVEADLTIGVGSIVPHRFSGWSGGAKIVIPGVSAYETVFKSHRMAILKSRADVGVLDNEFRELIDETGKRVGLDYIINFYYDIEGRVAGCVSGNHVTAHREGVKVAREELLREFPEKADVTVISSFPSVTDFWQCGKALYTSDLVTRNGGDIVMVSSLDEGFGDHPLFASLLKLEAEKILERLDMITTEDPLAYVAAYAVRKVIEKKRIHIVSDTKFADQFNELGLTVHPDIQSVVDRVAPAGKSIAVLQNSLVLPEISNKEAQ; this is translated from the coding sequence ATGAAATTCTCGCTTGACTATAGAGAGAAGGAGAGACTTCAGCTGGAAGTTCCGGCGGGAAGAGTACTTCTTCCGACTTCACCTGTTGAGAGAAGCGGAGAGGGCAGCTCTCTGCGCGAATCGCTACTGAAGCCGTTTGATGCTGCTCCGATCCTGGAGCTTGCGAAATCTGCGAAAGAGATAGTCCTGATCGTAGAGGATCATACAAGGCACTCTCCAATCTTTGAGACTCTCTCTTTCATGAAATCGCTTTTCGTCGAAAACAAGATTCCCTGGAGCAAAGTCTCCTTGCTGGTTGCGACTGGAACTCACAGACAAATGACGGTCGATGAGCTAACCGAGAAGTTCGGCAGTTTTTCTCGCGATACCAGAATCCTCCAGCACGATGCAGAAGCAGCCAGCAGGATGAAAGACTATGGAGAATTCCTTGGAGTTCCGATCAGGATAAACGAAGCGGTTGAAGCCGACCTCACAATTGGAGTGGGTTCGATCGTTCCTCACAGGTTCTCCGGATGGTCGGGTGGAGCTAAAATTGTAATTCCAGGCGTCTCTGCATATGAAACTGTCTTTAAGTCACACAGGATGGCAATACTGAAGAGCAGGGCCGATGTCGGAGTTCTTGACAATGAGTTCAGGGAACTTATAGATGAAACCGGAAAACGAGTGGGACTTGATTACATTATAAATTTCTACTACGATATCGAAGGAAGAGTCGCCGGATGTGTATCGGGCAATCATGTAACTGCGCACAGAGAAGGCGTCAAAGTCGCGAGAGAAGAGCTGCTCCGAGAGTTCCCGGAAAAAGCCGATGTCACCGTGATATCTTCATTCCCCTCTGTGACCGATTTCTGGCAGTGCGGCAAAGCGCTGTACACATCCGATCTTGTTACCAGAAATGGAGGAGACATCGTTATGGTCTCGTCACTCGACGAAGGCTTTGGCGACCATCCTCTATTCGCCTCATTACTCAAGTTGGAGGCAGAAAAGATCCTAGAAAGACTGGACATGATTACCACCGAAGACCCGCTAGCGTATGTGGCGGCCTATGCAGTAAGGAAAGTTATTGAGAAGAAAAGGATTCACATCGTGAGTGACACAAAATTTGCAGATCAGTTCAATGAACTCGGGTTAACGGTCCATCCAGATATTCAATCGGTTGTTGACCGGGTGGCGCCGGCCGGCAAGAGCATCGCGGTTCTTCAGAACTCACTTGTGTTGCCGGAAATATCGAATAAGGAGGCACAATAA